The sequence below is a genomic window from Amia ocellicauda isolate fAmiCal2 chromosome 6, fAmiCal2.hap1, whole genome shotgun sequence.
AACCATTAGCAATACAGCTTTCATttaatattgattattattaatgaatgtATATTCAGTTTTGGCAACATTATGTGGAGGTGTCAGCTGGTTGTATTTTGGTGTTGACAAATATGGCGTGGGTTGTTTTTTCACTGTGAGTTCTCTATGCAGAAGACATGATGTGTGTGAAATTGACAAACTATGAGGACTTGCAGAAAGCTGACGTACAAGTTGGAAGTTGACTTAAACTAATATGCTACAAAAGATTGCTCCTGCTCGTGTGCTGGCCATGAAAAATCCCATCAGCAAAATCAGGTTTCATGGGACAATCTAAGTAATGACTGTAGCAGATGTAAGACACCGTGAATGCTATCCCTTCTGTCAGCAGAAATGGATTAAATCTTACTGGTGAATTCATTGTACTTAGGGAGGCTTCTGCAAAACTAACAGGttccttttattatttcaatatttcattttaagaCTTAGTCATTTTTTATTACCCTCTTCTGGAACTATCCATTAAGTTACTCTGTTACTATTAATGCACAATAAAgaataatgaatacatcattttgAAGACAAAGCTGGAGAGATCAAACTAACTGATTCAGCAAAAGATGAATTCGTCCAATATCAAGTATTGTAAATCtatgtaataaaaatataatttaaaatcagacaTCTATAGTACACACTTGATGCTAGGAATGCAACatagacaaataaatatagCTATGGCATTTCACCCCCCAATCTTCATGCGTTCACCCCAGTTCCTTCATCTCCACCCATAATGCATCTGTACAATGCTGCCCAGACAATGGCAAAGACCAGTTCAGCATGTGGATGTGTTTCAAAGTTTTACAGATGCTTGTGCCAACTGCACTGTATGCTTTAGATAAATGTAATGCTGTAGTTCACCACTGTGTGCAATGAATCCACATTCACTGGATATTGTTTCAGGCATCTGCATTTAACTGTACTTTGCTGTTCCTTCACTCACACAGATGTGGATTCAACCCCCAGTCAAAAGCAGACCTAGACTGATATGAATGATATGAATATACTTGCCTATGTATactgttattttttcttaaatgaaatgtgtttttctggtttTGACAGACATTGTTTGAGGGCAGGTAGTctgtcatttagttttctttgctTAAATACCATAACTGgcaacacgcgcacacacacacacacacacacacacacacacgttttctTTTCCCTCTCACCTGTAAAATAAATTTAGAGCtatgaaaaaaagagaaaaaaacactttcGAATTTGATATCTGTGACAGACCTGTAAACCCCCCAGAGCTATGCACGTAAAGTATAGTCAAGGAAAGCGATCCATCATTCATGGCGCTGTAACCGCTGCTCCTCGGTACTGCGGAAAGGCCTTAAGTGTTCTTGGCGCGACTTGGCTGGGATGTGGCCACACGGCACTGCAGATCTCCAGATCACCGCTGCTCTGGAGGTGAGGGGGGCTGCTGAGTGCTAACGGATTCAAGGAAGACTCGAGCTCTTTACCAAAAGCACTGCACTGCCGAGACACTGTCTACCGAGCTGCGCGTTTTGCAGAAGAACGTGTAGCAGACATTTAGGTACTCAGCTGTACCGGCAGTCAGGTTAAGGAATAAAAAGACCTTGATGAAGTCAACTTGTTGCATTCTCTGATGTCTTGTGGTTTTGGATGGAAGTAAAAGTAGACTTCAATCAAATAGTGATGTGTCCAAGTCATAAACATAGGGATTTTGTCATATCAAATATCTGTAATTGCAGGGATCTTCAAAAAACTGAAGCAATAACGGATAACATCCAACTGCGATGCTTAAAAATCAACTAAAAAGTCATACTTTCTGTGCATTTCAGCGACCAGAAACAGACCCTCCTGCACACCTGCTAAGATCATTTCTGTCAACCATAGAAGCCACTGATATGTTTTTTAATGCAACACTTGAGACATGTACTCTATTGTAGTTGAATTTAGGTATTTTGAACTTTGCTCaactctttttttccccctttctcttcttttcAGCGAAGCCCAGTAAAGCTTGAAGATTTAACCTTCCCTGTTCATTTGTCAAAGTTATGTTCATGGTCTTTTCCTGAAACTCTGCAAATACAGCAAAAACTATCAAGGCATTCCTTGGTATTAATTACAGCCGTCACCTGTCACTGGGAGGCATACGGGGGAAAAGCACACTATAAAAATGTTTGATCCCTTTTGTAAGGGTGGGGTGGGAATGTTTGCCAAGGCTGAAAGGTCTTTTGCTGTAGTCTTCCTGTAATGATATGTTGCCTTCATGTTGGTTTTACGGCTCAGGAATTCATCAGTACTGAGTGGCAGAACATTAGGGCAGAGACTAAATTAAAAGGAGTGAATGTTCAACAATTGTTCTGCTGTAACAACACTGTGTTTTCAGACTGCTTTGGCCCAGACTGTGCAATTAAATAACATGGGAAGGCATCCAGTTAGTGATCTGAGAGAAGTGTCAATCTACAGTTTAAACTGTCTCTGATATGTTACTTTAAATTGTTTAGTTCCCTTGTAGAAAATAATCCATATCTTACACCTGGTAACTGATATCTAACTATGTTGCATACATCTTATTGTTTATGTTATGGGCCCAGAAAGTACAATGTATTTTCTTAACTGTCTTGGTCATTGAAAAAGAcaaccattttgtttttgcgTTTTCTTATAAACAAAAGTTAGACTGTAAGTTATCCAAACATCAgtattaaactatcaatagaccAGAATCCACATTTTGATGTATTAGAGCACtcccacacacatatacaaacaaTACCAACCGTTTTAGTAATATGATCACATAATAGCCTGTCTAACGCAAAGCAGATGTGTGACATATTAGATACCAACAGCTGACCCCCTGCCATGAGTCCCACTGAAACCTGAAACATTGCAGAGAAACACTGCTATTTCAACAGATTGCCCAGAGATTATTTAGCCAACTCAAATCAACCATAATGCTACACTcatgcaaatataaaataaaagtctTTTCTGGGTTATTTAGGTCTACTAGTATGCAATAACACTGAAAAACGATATGTATAAACtacattgaaatgtatgcagccAGTAGGAGGACCCTCTTCAAGAGGTGATGCCCAGAAAAACCCATTCCctcatattttaaagtaaaatccCTCCACTGTGTCGTTAAACATGTTCCCATGGAAAGTATCTATAGTCCAGAGCTGTCTAAATAACACAGCAACCTGATGTTTTTATGTCTGGCCATGTCAATCCCTGTTCCTCCAACCCTTAATGATCTCAGAATCAGGTGGCACTTCATGGTTAATAAATAGGGAGTGGGGGAATGAAAACATGCTGTTCATGTATAATATATTGCTCAGTTCTGATCACAATAAGCAAATATGTCCCTAGAATTGCAACTGGAAAGACAGGCATCCAATATGTCCCTTTTCTCCCGGTCCACTGCGCCCTCTTGTGTGCAAGAAATATATCAGCAGAAAACTCCCCAAGGTGTAAACAAACATGGCGGCTTCCTATAGAGAAAGTGGAAAGCTTTTTCATATTTCTACTGAtcaagatttatatatatatatttgaacttGATTCGTTTTTCTTATGTAttacattgttttacattttcgtATGTAACGCTTCAGCACCAGTCAAACGACAGGTTGCACATCGGTAGGTACGCGTTCAAAACAGGTTGCActagaaacaaaacagacaacTGTTACTGCTATATAGTCCTGCTAATAtacttgtgttattattatgatgatgatcatGTATTTTTATAGGCTAATCATAATGTTTAAGCGGACAACAAGGCAGGTCATCTGCTCGGTTTTTAGAGAACAATTGTATCCTTTTTTCAGTGTTGCATCCTGAGTATTTATTTGCAACATTTTATACACATTATAAAGGGGAAtttgttcttcttctttctgATCTTCTACTTTAGTAAAGTGTTCTGTGTAGTTTAAGATACTCCTTAATTGGCAAATCCATGCaatgaataatacaattcaGATCTGGAAGCTGAATGGATGATGTGTTTGCTCATGTTCATGTGTGCTTTGCTTCTGTAGGTGTCATGTGACGATGGACACACGGGAGATCACTGATGGCGCTCATCACATAGAAAAACTTCTCAGAGAAAATAAGTATCCAGATATGATATCCCTGCTGGAGGACATAGACAAGTGGTCAGTTACAGTAGAGCAGCTTCAGGAAACAGATATCACTAAAGTGCTCTACAGGGTCCTGAAAACCTGCCCTGTGATTGAGTTGAAAAGGCAAGTGAAGCTTTTACTGTCAAAATGGAAGAAATTGTATGTTGGGTTTTGCTCTCAGACCTCGGCTCACCCTGCAAGAAGCGACAGCAAGGAGACGGTTTGTCCATCCTGTTTTAAGGCAGACACGAAGGAGACCGGCGCCATTTACTTTGCACAGTGTGAGAAGATCCGACCAGATTATAGCTCTAATGGTGGAGAAAGCAGATGTGAGCAGGAGAGTTTGTCTCTTCGTACAGTCGGTGGAAAGGACGCAGCCATGGGGGATCTTTCAGTTGTGGGTTGTGAGGGAAATGCCACACTGGTTAGCACTGAACCTGGCATAGTGGAGAGCTCCAGGACTGCAGAGACTTCTGAGGTGAACCTCGAGAAAGCCCAGATTAGTGTCGTCCCTGTGAGACCCAAATGCACCGAGCTGCTCTTTCAAGCTCTCCAGCCTGAAGGCGCTGAAGGGACAGAGTCCTCTGCGAAGTGTCAGGAAGTGGCCCAGGCTATCGAAGAGAGCATCTTTGTCCTGCACGGCAAGATGGACAAGAAATACAGATCTTGCATCAGGAGTAAAGTGGCTAATTTAAGGAACCCCAAGACTCCTCACCTGCGCCAAAACCTGCTGTGTGGCCGGATGAGTGCAAAGGCCTTTGCCGAGATGTCTGCGATGGAAATGGCAAGCGATGAGCTAAAGAGACTAAGGGAAGTGTACAGGCACTCGGCCATTAGTGAACATCAACTTCCGCAAAGGGTGGAAGGGACGAAGACTGATAAGATCCGGTGTAGGCGCTGTGAGAAGTTCGACTGCACTGTGACGGTCATCGCCAGAGGAACGCTTTTCCTTCCCAGCTGGGTACGGAATGGAAACCCAGATGAACAGATGATGACTTTTgtgatttgtaatgcatgtggagagaagtggtacaacagtggATGGGTTTGTCTGTAACAACTGGCACAACCAGATGACGTAAAGTGGCAGCGTTTACATGCAAGTTTGATTTGTGTCAATGTTGTAACTTCAATCAGATTGAAATGGCTGAATTACAGACTAATCTTAAATTGGACGTGCTGTGAACAGTGCATGCTTACACAATGACTGCAAATGTGGAATAAAAATGTGTTGATACTAATATCTGGTGAggattttgtcttttgtttccttttttttttttttgactgtTTGCATGTGTTTAGTGTTGCTTTATTTCACATGAGTTTGTAATGTTTCTCCTCTGATAATTGTAGGTCAGATATCAGGTTTGTCATCTTCTGTACAATATTTCCAACAGTGGACTTTGGGAACCCACAAATGTGTGTCAGTTTTGATCCGTGTGTCAGAGGAAGGGCCTGACTGACTGTAATTGACTGCAGCTAGTCTTTATGTAGCTCTGGACCAGCTCAAAAGCCCACTCTATAGCACGTGACATCTGGACCGCTCTGTTGCTAGTGGCGGGAGATTTGTGCCAATAGTTTTGGTAATATTGCATTCAATAGATTTAGCTCCACTAAGCCAACATGGCTTTCACTCATGCAGAGACCCCTGTAGTTTAGTTTTACAAtgcttgtattttaaaatgtatgtaaacaaGTCActgctgaaaatgtttttttaaatcatgacATTGCTCAATGTGTTCTGCAATTGGGAGTGTTTCTCTAGTCTTTGTTAGAGTcaactatacagtatatttgaTTTCTAAATAAGATCATTTGGCATTAGAGTTGCATTAAGTCCTGCATTTACTATTTCATCTCATTCCGGTGAGCTGGTTCAGTGACCGAGTTTGGCATTGAACCGGTGAGcccatatataataaatattgcCTATTATAACATCACAACCTGTGTTTCAATACCTGATAACATGTTAGGTGTTTTTAATACAGCTTGCCTTGGCAACAGCACACAGAAAGCCGTTCTGGAGGGCAGAAAGAAGGCTAATTAAGAAAATAGTTCCATGAAGGGCTCAAGAAGTCCAAGTAATTGAGTCtgattggaatgaaaaccagaagacacaGAGGCATAAGAAAGCATTCGACACAGTCACTGTTTGTTTTGAAgatgtttattattcatgacattgtGTTGCCTGCTGGCCCCGCTGCTGACCACTACACAATTTGCCGGccaaaaaaaaatgcagcataGTAATTGTCCCCCACCCTACCAGATCATATTGACAAAGctataaataaagacattttagTTTGACTGTAACCTGATGCCGGGGTTTGGCGTCGGTTCTGTGGGCCCACATGCCCTGTGACTCTCACGTGCTCTGGAAGGTCTCGTAGCGAGTGTTGCATTCAGCGACATCTCAGGGCGAGCCCAGCCAGTACAGAGATCCCACAGACACTTTGTCAGGTGCAGTCAGTCCAGCTTCAGGCCTGAAGACCACATGGATTCAATCAGGCTCtataaaaataagcaaacatccTTCTCACCGTGGAAATGCAGAGTCAGGTGCTTCTGATCATCAGAACAAAACACTAATGCCACAAGATTATAGGTTGTATTATAAAGCCTACCCCACCCCACATCTCCCCTGGGACACTCACTCCTTCGTGGTCATCCTGAGCGACTCCTGCTCCTGAATCTGACCCAGAATGCAGGTAAAGAGAAATCCTCTCATTAGGGTTGCTCTCTTGCGTGGCTCTTGGTCCAGCTGGTCTGTGGGCCGTCTCTGGCTTGGCTGGTCTTTGGACCTCCTCTGGTCAGGCTGGTCTTTGGGCCTCCTCTGGTCCTGCCGACTTGCTGGTCTCTCCCTCACCTAAAGGACGGCATGCAGGGTCACAGGCTCAGATAAGGAAGAGTCGACTCCAGACACCAGCAGGTGTCAGTGGCGGCTAAGACACAGGGTTCTCCTTCTCCTGCCTCCTCCTCTCCAAGGACAACTCATATTACTGTGTACACCCCCCACTGGCACCGGTACGCACCTGTCCTGTGCGCTCATGGGCGGCAcattcagagcccagggggACGGGAGGACTGGACGCCGGTGTCTGTGCCTTCTGCTCCAGCTCATGGACATGACACCGAGATGGCACAGAATAGTCCAGTCTCCGcctggagagaggagaaggaaTTTTACTGCCTTTCATCTCGCTGTGTGGGGGGATTCGGTGAGTGTAAAAAGGGAGAGACAGTAAACTGAGCAGGAGAAGGTTACAGATGACTCCAGGAAAGACTTCATCTCACTGCAGACATCAGGGAGACATTATTCAACCACTGTTTGAGGTGGATGGAAACAAATGGAATAATTAAATGCTGTGTTTAACTGTGATTTAGTCATGGCTGCTCACATACACCACCTGAAATACACAGGACAGAACAATAACAggatatttaaattaacaaaccAGTTATATGATGGCCCTTTGCctgtgaaattgaaattgtaagATTAATTTTGTTGTAAAGTAGTTAAGAGTTGCTTATTTGCATTGTGTCCAACACAATGGGGTCTCTGGGATTCTTACCTTCTGGAAAGACATTGTGTTCTCAATGAATCTGGACACACTGGACCAAATCCTTTCAATGTCtggaagaacaaaaataattaacacaTGGAGGTGAATATACTGTGAAAATATGTTCAATATAAGCAGAAAATATTGACCATAAGTATTATAACAACAAAGAACTACATCTGAATTTGTCGTTTGCATCAGTCAAACGTGGGGTGCAGTGTGTGAAGGTGCAGTTTGTCACATTGAATTAATAGCCTGATATTTTCACGCAAACTCAGTGTTCATACTAGCACCACAATGCTGTCATTTACTCACAACACTATGCACTGTTTCTGGGATTTAGTGACGTTTTACTGACGATAATATTGAAATATTGATacattacatatgtattttacatattcccccctttatttatatatataaatgatcaACTATAAACTGTGACAGAGGCCAGAATGCTATAAgaacattaaacaaatataacacatttcGATATATTGGAAACGTACAAAAACCGGCAAGTGAAAACATTTCCCACTCACCACTTCCTGACAGTTTAGAGAGGGTTGGCAGAATATTTTTCTCAGCCATAGTTAAGTAAGTTGAACTCTCTAACAATTAGTCTGTCTCTGCTGTAGTAGTAGCTATAATAAGTCTGCAAAGTCTGCAAAGCTGATGATCCACCTCATTCCACACTAACATTCCCTGAGCGATGTCATAATAGACACATACTGCTCCACTGACAGTTgcagcaaaatacaaataaatacatcgaGAAACAAGGTAACTTCGTACTTTTAACATCAGCATGTACCCCAGCTCACCACTAGATATCGCTGCACTTTTTTCCTATGGCTTTCTTTTCCAATCATCTTTATTATTAGATAATACTTCAAACACTATCAATCAATTAACTCACCTGTCTCTCGTTGCCTGGTTCATCAGCTTCTATTATTTATACCTCTTTGTTTCATCCATTCAGTGTGAAGCTTTACAGTCTCCCAGAGTTGTATTTTCAAGCATAGTATTTCCAGTTGCCTTTGTCCAGTGTGATTTGACCTCAGCTTTCCCCATCTCAACACTTTTGGACCTCCTTCCTGTGAATAGACCTCTTGCTTGTATTATTGACTACAATTCCTGGATtccttttattatcattattatttatttcctagcagacgtccttatccagggcacaatacaaagtgcaataatacagtgcagttcaaggcataaaacattacaaattccaatttccaTAATACTgtgcaattcaaaccataatacattttacgacttccagtttacacaagtgtatacaatatatgaggtcttacatcctggattggaAATgccgagtgcagacaagatgttaggtcaagGGGAAGCGAGCATAGGAGAACTCAaaataatacgagtactagtaatgcaaggcaagtagtgtgataaaacattgtaaagtacaatcttacaggagagtaaatgactaaattataattagagtctgaaaagatgcgtcttgagtaagcactggAAGGAGGTCAGTGACTCTGAtgttgacttcagtgggaaggtcgttccaccacttagggtccagggatgagaaggagcggatctggaggaagaggagtggagaggaggcagaattagtcttctggcgctggaggagcgcagtggtctggaggggatgtatgaagagatgagtgtctgaaggtaactcggtgcagtgtggtcgagacagcggtaggtgagggtcagagtcttgaactgaatgagtgccggtatcgggagccagtggagggagcggagcagtggagtagcgtgtgcgaatcggggcagagagacaccagatgagcctggatgagctggagcggcaggtagtagttgcaggcaggccggccaggagggagttgcagtagtccaggcaggaaagtaccagtgactggacgagcagctgagtcgagtaatcggtgaggaagggacggatccggcatatgttgctcaggaagaatctacaggtacgtgtcagcgtggtgatgtgctgggtgtaggagagcgcaggatcaagggtgactgcAAGGTTCTctgcggaagaagaaggagaaagtgtcatagattccaaggggtttgagatggagagatcagcagttggtgaggaagagtggggggaaaataggagatccgatttagagaggttgaacttgaggtggtgcgagtgcaagcaggcggagatagcagacaagcaggaagagatgcgagagggaatgagagtgtcagaagagggaaaagacaggaagatctgggaatCATCTGCGTGGAAGTGGTAGGAggaaccatgggatgcgatgaggggcccagggagcgagtgtagagagagaacaggaggggtcccaggacggagccttgatAGGTCCAGCAGgcaggaggagaaccaggtgagaacagtcccagagattccaaggtcagcgaggcaggagaggaggatggagtgatcgacagtgtcaaatgctgcggagaggtcaaggaggatgaggactgaggagagggaggccgtccaagcacagctgagggcatcagtgacagccaggagagccgtctcagtggagtgagctgtgcggaagccagattgcagaggatcgaggagtgagtgatgggaaagaaatgcaaagagctgatggtggacagcaCACGCGAGGGTCTTTGAGACGAAGAGGAGTAGGGAGACAAAGGTAGTTCTGTGGAGAGGTGgagtcaagggttggtttcttgaggagtgtgatgacagcagcttgtttaaatgcagaggggaaacagccagccAGTAACCTTCATAATAAAACTTGGGCTAGAATAATTTTTGTAAGTGCCTACAAAAAAATAGTTCACTTACTTGGTTAAATATCTTTTTTATAACTAACATGTAGAATGTTTACTACATTTGCCAAAAAATAAACCACTTCTACGAAGTGAAGAGCGAATTGCAGATGTCGATGCTGCAAATGCTGCCTTGTGCACAATATGCACAGTCAAGGCTGTCGGCTTTCTTGCGGAGATCCTCCTTGAACAAAAATGTTTgctctatttaaaataaaatattaaatgtttttgaatGCTATCGTTCGATACATTTCATAGTTGCCAATGTTGAAGAACAGTCCACTACTGTAATCACTGTTAACAGTTTCTGTAGACTTTATATAGTAGCCTAGTTGTTGTTCCTGCTATCATACAAACAATATAATGAATTATGTGTCCTTTACAGCCTTGTCAatttatgatttttaaataactgtaacTGTTGGTAAATGGTAAGTTTACCCGGTGTAAGATAACATGTTGCAGTAGGCATGGTCAAAAGCAACTCTTGCTGCTTTGGCTGCGAACACAAGCTACTGTAGGCTAGATGCATATTTTCGAAACATACAATGTACATTTTGAAGTAATGTAGTCTGCTGTAACACTCTCCCATTAGTTGTgtcatttgaaaaaaacaacggacaattattttatatttaggaAGAAAATACGACAAGCAGCGACATCTAGCTGTATAGCACCATAAGAAATTGTAATCGTAATAGTGTGCTTTGTGCGCAGCCTTCACGGCTGATTCACGGCTCCAAACCCTACCTACATAAAACACTTATTGATAAATTGAAGGGATTCAAAGACAGAAGCTGATAACGGAATGATTATTGTAGAAacgtctcagaaataagtggagagtcgcggagacaaagcaaacagaagCGCCACGTCAGGAATAAGTCCTCcagtgaggcttaatgtttacagacatgagtgcagctttataggaaaatgacgtaacatcttatggccgttcatccaatcagaagatacaggtccgggtccgtttacgatctgtcctcccgtgaagaggtgatggatacaaaaagcagatgtctgtctttgatgtgcactaggaagatgcgatcccacggtggtcatttacctagtgtcaatcgctcattaacagaaacaattcctgcctatcttgagaaacgattaagtcataaactaattcacagcagacatctgtaggctatttcagcactgtgtaatctttcattactgacgggagtttctaacaaatcgaccttgttgaccctttacttgtgctgctaaatctaatctggtACCAATGCTAGTaccaatac
It includes:
- the tceanc gene encoding transcription elongation factor A N-terminal and central domain-containing protein, which gives rise to MDTREITDGAHHIEKLLRENKYPDMISLLEDIDKWSVTVEQLQETDITKVLYRVLKTCPVIELKRQVKLLLSKWKKLYVGFCSQTSAHPARSDSKETVCPSCFKADTKETGAIYFAQCEKIRPDYSSNGGESRCEQESLSLRTVGGKDAAMGDLSVVGCEGNATLVSTEPGIVESSRTAETSEVNLEKAQISVVPVRPKCTELLFQALQPEGAEGTESSAKCQEVAQAIEESIFVLHGKMDKKYRSCIRSKVANLRNPKTPHLRQNLLCGRMSAKAFAEMSAMEMASDELKRLREVYRHSAISEHQLPQRVEGTKTDKIRCRRCEKFDCTVTVIARGTLFLPSWVRNGNPDEQMMTFVICNACGEKWYNSGWVCL